A genomic stretch from Thermodesulfobacteriota bacterium includes:
- a CDS encoding ABC transporter ATP-binding protein: MAVTEVEEPGRGRKTYDLKIIKWLYGFTGPYRKYMFLALVLMLVTAALELAVPYIAKVAVDKYIYPSWRAASFEGEAGKKPGAEELKNKLLTLNPSLVVKLGADSYLVDTSGLGNEDRSDLEKLGIAGGEKFLVIKPEELPAGDRAEVGGIIRRYPGAFREAGGVYYIGYSALKGLGRSDLLTLRSGEIKEVGILAAVLFLCLTGIFVFSSAFTYLLNYSGHRIMHTIRTGVFERTLRLPQAFFDKNPVGRLTTRVTSDVNAINEMYTSVAVQFVKDILVVIGVFAVMFYMNVELTLFVALFTVFLCFFAGLFRMRLKTVYRDVRRSIAKLNAFVQESVRGIVLIKLYNREMQNFERFKDTNRENFKANMDQLWVYATFRPFIEFTSVFTVAFIIWYGGLKVLALDLTLGALIAYLYYVRMLFRPIMELAEKYNIFQSAAAASENLYDLSHEEVEPTGGVIEGPVKGRLEFRNVWFSYNGADWVLKDISFAIEPGETVALVGLTGSGKTTIVNLILRFYDPDRGHIYLDGVDIKDFDPEFLRSKITAVFQDLFLFGKKLSRDGQDEFSRSIEIDEIKNNGGVISSGEKQLVSLGHALSRDAGILILDEATSSIDARIERNIQKALRNGKHERTTLIIAHRLSNVRHADRITVLHKGEISETGTHASLISHKGIYYNLYELQSEMQRFSLLAD, from the coding sequence TTGGCTGTTACGGAAGTCGAAGAGCCCGGACGGGGCAGGAAAACTTACGACCTCAAGATTATAAAATGGCTTTACGGATTCACGGGCCCGTACAGGAAGTACATGTTCCTCGCGCTCGTCCTCATGCTCGTGACGGCGGCGCTCGAGCTCGCCGTCCCCTACATCGCCAAGGTCGCCGTCGATAAATACATATACCCTTCCTGGAGGGCTGCGTCGTTCGAGGGCGAAGCCGGTAAAAAACCCGGGGCGGAAGAGCTAAAAAACAAGCTGCTTACTCTTAACCCCTCGCTCGTCGTCAAGCTCGGCGCTGACTCCTACCTCGTCGATACATCGGGCCTCGGAAACGAGGACAGGAGCGACCTCGAAAAGCTCGGCATCGCGGGCGGCGAGAAATTCCTCGTCATAAAACCCGAAGAGCTCCCGGCCGGAGACCGCGCCGAAGTAGGCGGGATAATACGCAGATACCCCGGTGCGTTCAGGGAGGCCGGCGGGGTGTATTACATCGGCTACAGCGCGCTCAAGGGCCTCGGCCGTAGCGACCTACTCACACTCAGGAGCGGCGAGATAAAGGAAGTCGGCATACTGGCCGCCGTGCTCTTTTTGTGCCTCACCGGCATATTCGTATTCAGCTCCGCGTTCACTTATCTTCTAAACTATTCCGGCCACAGGATAATGCACACGATAAGAACGGGGGTTTTCGAGCGTACACTCCGGCTGCCGCAGGCGTTCTTCGACAAAAACCCGGTCGGCAGGCTGACGACGAGGGTCACGAGCGACGTCAACGCCATAAACGAAATGTACACGTCCGTCGCCGTCCAGTTCGTAAAGGACATACTCGTCGTCATAGGCGTATTCGCGGTCATGTTTTACATGAACGTAGAGCTCACGCTCTTCGTCGCGCTCTTCACGGTCTTCCTCTGCTTCTTCGCCGGGCTCTTCAGGATGAGGCTCAAGACAGTTTACAGGGACGTCAGGCGCTCGATCGCCAAGCTTAACGCATTCGTCCAGGAGAGCGTACGCGGCATAGTGCTCATAAAGCTCTACAACCGCGAGATGCAGAACTTCGAAAGGTTCAAGGACACGAACAGGGAAAATTTCAAGGCGAACATGGACCAGCTCTGGGTCTACGCGACGTTCAGGCCGTTCATAGAATTCACGAGCGTCTTCACCGTGGCCTTTATCATATGGTACGGCGGCCTCAAGGTGCTCGCGCTCGACCTCACGCTCGGGGCGCTCATCGCATATCTTTACTATGTAAGGATGCTGTTCAGGCCGATCATGGAGCTCGCGGAGAAGTACAACATCTTCCAGTCCGCTGCGGCGGCGTCCGAGAATCTCTACGACCTCTCTCACGAAGAGGTGGAGCCCACGGGCGGCGTCATCGAGGGGCCGGTTAAGGGCAGGCTCGAATTCAGAAACGTCTGGTTCTCGTATAACGGGGCCGACTGGGTGCTGAAGGATATCTCGTTCGCGATCGAGCCCGGCGAAACAGTTGCGCTCGTCGGCCTCACCGGCTCGGGGAAAACCACGATAGTGAACCTGATACTCCGGTTCTACGACCCCGACAGGGGGCACATATATCTTGACGGCGTGGACATAAAAGACTTCGACCCCGAATTTCTGAGGAGCAAAATAACCGCCGTATTCCAGGACCTCTTTCTCTTCGGGAAAAAGCTCTCCCGTGACGGTCAGGACGAGTTCTCGCGCTCGATAGAAATAGACGAGATAAAAAATAACGGCGGCGTGATATCCTCGGGGGAAAAACAGCTCGTCTCACTCGGGCACGCCCTTTCGAGGGACGCCGGGATACTCATCCTCGACGAGGCGACTTCGAGTATCGACGCCCGCATCGAAAGGAATATCCAGAAGGCGCTCCGGAACGGCAAACACGAGCGGACGACGCTCATAATCGCCCACAGGCTGTCTAACGTGAGACACGCCGACAGGATAACCGTCCTCCACAAGGGCGAGATATCCGAGACCGGAACACACGCCAGCCTGATTTCACACAAGGGAATCTACTACAACCTCTACGAGCTCCAGAGCGAAATGCAGCGCTTCTCGCTCCTGGCCGACTAG
- a CDS encoding agmatine deiminase family protein: MNEKNRNYTMPAEWEPHEAVWLAWPYDEITFPDRVEDAEDTFVEIIKALEGSERVELLVLDDEMKERVREKLASGGVGDDAVEFRATDYADVWLRDTGPVFVRDGRGRKIITKWIFNAWGDKFPELLKDGEIPGKISRWKDLPLVKADAVVEGGAIDVNGAGVCLTTEQCLLNENRNPGMTKGNIERFLGDFLGVRKTIWLGDGLLNDHTDGHIDEIARFVSRDTIVCAFEDDEDDENYAALRVNYEILSDATGLDGKPFDIIKLPMPHVRYDDGEKAPVSYTNFYIGNTVVLAPVFNDENDSHALRILAKCFPGRKLVPIDCSDIIYGGGAIHCMTQQEPL, translated from the coding sequence ATGAACGAGAAGAACCGGAATTACACGATGCCCGCCGAATGGGAGCCTCACGAAGCCGTGTGGCTCGCGTGGCCCTACGACGAGATCACATTCCCCGACAGAGTGGAAGATGCAGAGGATACGTTCGTCGAAATAATAAAGGCGCTCGAAGGAAGCGAGAGGGTCGAGCTCCTCGTCCTCGACGATGAGATGAAGGAGAGGGTCCGGGAGAAGCTCGCATCGGGCGGCGTCGGGGACGATGCCGTCGAATTCCGCGCGACGGACTACGCCGACGTATGGCTCAGGGACACCGGGCCTGTTTTCGTAAGGGACGGTCGAGGCAGGAAGATTATAACGAAGTGGATATTCAACGCGTGGGGAGACAAGTTCCCCGAGCTTTTAAAGGACGGTGAGATTCCCGGGAAGATATCGCGGTGGAAAGACCTTCCGCTCGTAAAAGCCGACGCCGTAGTCGAGGGGGGTGCGATAGACGTAAACGGCGCCGGCGTGTGCCTCACGACGGAGCAGTGCCTCCTTAACGAAAACAGGAACCCCGGGATGACAAAGGGAAACATAGAGAGATTTCTCGGGGATTTCCTCGGGGTCAGGAAAACGATATGGCTCGGTGACGGGCTTCTCAACGACCACACCGACGGGCACATAGACGAGATAGCCCGCTTCGTCTCGCGTGACACCATAGTCTGCGCTTTCGAGGACGACGAGGACGACGAGAACTACGCGGCGCTTCGGGTGAACTACGAGATACTGTCGGACGCGACCGGCCTCGACGGGAAGCCCTTCGATATAATAAAGCTGCCGATGCCGCACGTAAGATACGATGACGGCGAAAAGGCCCCCGTCTCGTATACCAATTTTTACATAGGCAACACTGTCGTGCTCGCGCCCGTATTTAACGACGAGAACGATAGTCATGCGCTTCGGATACTGGCGAAATGCTTCCCCGGGCGGAAGCTCGTCCCCATCGACTGCAGCGATATTATTTACGGCGGCGGGGCGATCCACTGCATGACGCAGCAGGAGCCCCTTTAG
- a CDS encoding sulfite exporter TauE/SafE family protein has product MPEYLEILILFGVGVLSGVINVMAGGGSSLTLPALIFIGLDSAAANGTNRVGILVQSILATLSFRNEKVSALEKSLKLAAFTIPGAVVGALVAVNISNDWFDRILGVVMIGIIITMLIPQKKLSADALVERNTWLVYPAMLAVGFYGGFIQVGVGFLIMAALYHLMRMNLVYVNMHKMFLTMVFTIPALIIFIWTGNVNWVLGLTLAAGNGLGGWWAARYSVKGGEKVIRRIMVVAIFIIALKLLGVF; this is encoded by the coding sequence ATGCCTGAGTACCTGGAAATTCTGATTCTCTTCGGAGTAGGCGTCCTGTCGGGAGTTATAAACGTCATGGCGGGGGGAGGCTCCAGCCTGACGCTTCCCGCTCTCATATTCATCGGCCTCGACAGCGCCGCCGCGAACGGCACGAACCGCGTCGGCATACTCGTCCAGAGCATACTAGCCACGCTCTCCTTCCGGAACGAAAAGGTCTCGGCACTTGAGAAGAGCCTTAAGCTGGCGGCTTTCACGATACCGGGGGCCGTCGTCGGCGCGCTCGTCGCCGTCAATATCAGTAACGATTGGTTCGACCGCATACTGGGCGTCGTCATGATAGGAATCATAATCACGATGCTCATACCCCAGAAGAAACTGAGCGCAGATGCCCTCGTCGAGAGGAACACGTGGCTCGTTTACCCGGCCATGCTTGCCGTCGGGTTTTACGGCGGGTTCATACAGGTCGGCGTCGGGTTTCTCATTATGGCCGCGCTCTATCATCTCATGAGGATGAACCTCGTCTACGTGAACATGCACAAGATGTTCCTTACGATGGTGTTCACCATACCGGCGCTCATAATATTCATCTGGACGGGCAACGTTAACTGGGTCCTCGGCCTTACGCTCGCGGCCGGGAACGGGCTCGGCGGATGGTGGGCGGCGAGATATTCGGTCAAGGGCGGTGAAAAGGTCATCAGGCGCATAATGGTGGTCGCTATATTCATCATTGCGCTCAAGTTGCTCGGGGTGTTTTGA
- a CDS encoding RNA polymerase sigma factor RpoD/SigA has protein sequence MKLRQYSYLEEEERGGDHSLDEEESSVDFDPDLDDEELSEEEDREEDSGRGSTAADRNYRLLFAYFSDLNKETLLTRRGEAVLAAKIKAAEAGAEKIYRLLSPGRRGKRGETRSPETLEALYSSYKSMSRRVQDKFIKSNLRLVIELANRFTGRGLPLTDLIQEGNIGLMKAVKKFDHTKGFKFSTYASWWINQSLSRAVMEQTHIIPIPVYLQELSAKVFKAKTRLERGGVERPHPEQIAEATGLPTDAVSAILRGNDLVIPLEFAPGDEDSKTYLDITPDPDARMPEYFITTRSITEEVRSSLGLLSERERDIIKMRFGIGYNEDHKLDQIAGKYGLSRERVRQIEKEALTKLADSEHGRVLKGLLN, from the coding sequence ATGAAGCTGAGACAATATTCTTACCTTGAAGAAGAGGAGAGGGGCGGAGACCACTCGCTCGACGAGGAAGAGTCTTCCGTCGACTTCGATCCGGATTTGGATGACGAAGAGCTTTCCGAGGAAGAGGACAGAGAAGAAGATTCCGGGCGCGGAAGCACGGCGGCGGACAGGAACTACAGGCTCCTTTTCGCCTATTTCTCCGACCTTAACAAGGAGACGCTCCTCACCAGGCGCGGCGAAGCCGTCCTCGCGGCGAAGATTAAGGCCGCCGAGGCCGGCGCTGAAAAGATATACAGGCTCCTCAGCCCCGGCAGGCGCGGGAAGCGCGGCGAAACGAGGAGCCCGGAAACCCTGGAGGCGCTGTACTCCTCTTACAAATCCATGTCGAGGCGCGTTCAGGACAAGTTCATAAAGTCTAACCTCCGGCTCGTAATAGAGCTCGCCAACAGGTTTACGGGAAGGGGCCTCCCCCTGACCGACCTCATACAGGAAGGCAATATCGGCCTCATGAAGGCCGTCAAGAAATTCGACCATACGAAGGGATTCAAGTTCTCGACCTACGCATCGTGGTGGATAAACCAGTCCCTGTCGCGGGCGGTTATGGAGCAGACCCACATCATCCCCATACCCGTCTACCTCCAGGAGCTCTCGGCCAAGGTGTTTAAGGCCAAGACCCGCCTCGAGCGGGGAGGCGTCGAGCGCCCGCACCCCGAGCAGATAGCCGAGGCGACGGGGCTGCCGACGGACGCCGTGAGCGCGATACTCAGGGGAAACGACCTCGTCATACCGCTCGAATTCGCCCCCGGCGACGAGGACTCGAAGACCTATCTCGACATCACTCCCGATCCCGACGCCAGGATGCCGGAATACTTCATCACGACGAGGTCCATCACGGAAGAGGTCAGAAGCTCGCTCGGGCTCCTGTCCGAGCGCGAAAGGGACATCATAAAAATGAGGTTCGGAATAGGCTACAACGAAGACCACAAGCTCGACCAGATAGCGGGCAAGTACGGCCTCAGCCGCGAGCGCGTAAGGCAGATAGAGAAAGAAGCGCTTACGAAGCTAGCGGACTCCGAGCACGGACGCGTTCTGAAAGGCCTCCTTAACTAA
- the ispH gene encoding 4-hydroxy-3-methylbut-2-enyl diphosphate reductase, whose product MRVIVAKPRGFCAGVDRAIEMVERALETYGPPIYVRHAIVHNKRVVETLKQKGVKFVEELSEISDEGAKVIFSAHGVSPAVWNEALDGGLEVVDAVCPLVTKVHNEVRNYAELGYTIVMIGHRNHVEVIGTSGEAPAQVVVVESVEEAEGLEIDDPDKVAYVTQTTLSVDDTREILEALKRRFPRIVSPSKLDICYATQNRQDAVKALAKQADIIFIMGSPESSNSNRLVEVAKASGIKDAYLIEGADNLDRSMFREGMVVGLSSGASTPETVVLEVIARLREFGARDVEELDGKEEHTRFPFPDTIQFRNASNN is encoded by the coding sequence ATGCGTGTTATCGTAGCCAAGCCGAGGGGGTTCTGCGCCGGGGTGGACCGCGCCATAGAGATGGTGGAGCGTGCGCTCGAAACCTACGGCCCGCCGATATACGTCCGCCACGCCATAGTGCACAACAAGCGCGTCGTCGAGACCCTGAAGCAAAAAGGGGTCAAGTTCGTCGAGGAGCTGAGCGAGATAAGCGACGAGGGCGCGAAGGTCATATTCAGCGCGCACGGGGTCAGCCCCGCCGTGTGGAACGAGGCCCTCGACGGCGGGCTCGAGGTCGTGGACGCCGTATGCCCGCTCGTCACGAAGGTGCATAACGAAGTCAGGAACTACGCCGAGCTCGGCTATACGATAGTCATGATAGGGCACAGGAACCACGTCGAGGTCATAGGCACGAGCGGCGAGGCCCCGGCCCAGGTCGTGGTCGTCGAGTCCGTCGAAGAGGCCGAGGGCCTCGAGATCGATGACCCGGACAAGGTCGCCTACGTCACGCAGACGACGCTCAGCGTGGACGATACGAGGGAGATACTCGAAGCCCTGAAGCGGAGGTTCCCGCGTATAGTCAGCCCATCGAAGCTGGATATATGCTACGCTACCCAGAACAGGCAGGACGCTGTGAAGGCGCTCGCCAAACAGGCGGACATTATATTCATCATGGGCTCTCCCGAGAGCTCGAACTCGAACCGGCTCGTCGAGGTCGCCAAGGCAAGCGGTATAAAGGACGCCTATCTAATCGAAGGCGCCGACAACCTGGACAGAAGCATGTTCAGGGAAGGTATGGTCGTCGGGCTGAGCTCGGGCGCTTCGACCCCGGAGACGGTCGTCCTCGAAGTCATAGCGCGGCTTCGCGAATTCGGCGCGCGGGACGTGGAAGAGCTCGACGGCAAGGAAGAGCATACGAGATTCCCATTTCCCGATACCATACAGTTCAGGAACGCGTCGAATAACTGA
- a CDS encoding MarR family transcriptional regulator, giving the protein MSIFDPVYRQKNIGGQIARTLFHIGQAVKGMFWDKSRLEHLTPAQVKSLLFINYTRRDAITIGNMAKYLSCTPATASGVIDSLEKKGLIMRSRDPEDRRRVHLSLTPDGERVAGEVENIGNEIEEIISSFTPGEQKILERLLVTIAEKLMEKGLILSSDICTDCCFFKKDTNRGNSKPHYCENLHIMLSEEDTCKECPHYKKTFN; this is encoded by the coding sequence ATGTCGATATTCGACCCTGTATACAGGCAGAAGAACATTGGGGGCCAGATAGCCCGGACATTATTTCACATCGGTCAGGCTGTAAAAGGAATGTTCTGGGACAAGAGCAGGCTCGAGCACCTCACCCCGGCGCAGGTCAAGTCGCTCCTCTTTATCAACTACACCAGACGCGACGCTATAACCATAGGCAACATGGCGAAATATCTAAGCTGTACCCCGGCCACGGCGAGCGGCGTTATAGATTCCCTCGAAAAGAAGGGCCTCATAATGCGAAGCCGCGACCCCGAGGACAGGCGGAGGGTGCACCTCTCGCTAACCCCCGACGGGGAGAGGGTCGCGGGCGAAGTCGAAAATATAGGCAACGAAATCGAAGAAATCATATCCTCCTTCACCCCCGGGGAGCAGAAGATTCTCGAAAGGCTCCTCGTCACCATCGCCGAGAAGCTGATGGAAAAGGGCCTGATACTATCTTCCGACATATGCACGGACTGCTGCTTCTTCAAGAAAGACACGAACCGCGGCAACTCCAAGCCCCATTACTGCGAAAACCTTCACATAATGCTCAGCGAAGAGGACACCTGCAAAGAGTGTCCCCACTATAAAAAAACCTTCAATTAA
- a CDS encoding SDR family oxidoreductase, which translates to MRLKDKVAIITGGSSGIGKAITLGYLREGAKVVISALREPQCVETVKEAEAFGGEAAYFVMDVSDLGKHKELIDFTVDKFGKADILVNDAGYARREGIFDVTPEDWDKMMDINLKSVFFLSQAFAKQVISQGASGRIINIGSVAGAMDMHPISIAYHAAKSAVMQLTRVMAVDLALNNITVNCIGPGSTITPLSTSANPEYDEYMTSGIPEGRRGQPEDMVPPAVMFATDEAAYITGQTIFVEGGAMSIYLGKSEPGFKT; encoded by the coding sequence ATGAGACTCAAGGATAAAGTAGCCATTATAACGGGCGGATCGTCCGGCATCGGGAAAGCGATAACACTCGGATACCTCCGCGAAGGCGCGAAGGTCGTTATCTCCGCATTGAGAGAGCCCCAGTGTGTGGAAACCGTAAAGGAAGCCGAGGCTTTCGGCGGCGAGGCGGCGTATTTTGTGATGGACGTCTCGGACCTCGGAAAGCACAAGGAGCTTATAGACTTCACCGTAGACAAATTCGGCAAGGCCGACATACTCGTCAACGACGCCGGATACGCACGGCGCGAGGGAATCTTCGACGTCACTCCGGAAGACTGGGACAAGATGATGGACATAAATTTAAAGAGCGTCTTCTTTCTGTCGCAGGCCTTTGCGAAACAGGTAATCAGCCAGGGGGCTTCGGGAAGGATAATAAACATAGGCTCGGTCGCGGGGGCGATGGACATGCACCCGATATCGATAGCCTATCACGCCGCCAAGAGCGCCGTCATGCAGCTTACGAGGGTCATGGCGGTGGACCTCGCGCTGAACAATATCACAGTGAACTGCATCGGGCCCGGCTCGACGATAACGCCGCTGTCCACATCCGCCAATCCCGAGTACGACGAATACATGACGAGCGGCATACCCGAGGGGAGACGCGGTCAGCCCGAGGACATGGTGCCCCCGGCCGTGATGTTCGCTACGGACGAGGCCGCGTACATTACGGGGCAGACTATATTCGTCGAGGGGGGTGCAATGTCGATTTATCTCGGAAAGTCCGAGCCCGGTTTCAAGACCTAG
- a CDS encoding NCS2 family permease: MIERLFGLKENGTTPGREITAGLTTFMTMSYIIFVQPAVLGAAGMDPGAVMVATCLASAAGTLLMAFLANYPIAMAPAMGHNFYFTYIVVLTLGYSWQEALGAVFVAGLIFILLSTVGLRETLMNVLPGCLKNGIPVGIGLLITLVGLEWSGIVAAHPVTYVTLGKLKSTPTLVSILGLVVMASLLALKVRGAVLIGILATAAAGLAFGVIEFGGVAAAPPSLDPTLFKLAIPNVFKDPHLITVIFVFLFLDMFDTIGTLIGVSQQGGLMKDGKLPRARQALLSDAIATSSGALLGTSTVTSYVESAAGISAGGRTGLTGIVVAALFVLSIFLSPLVHTIGAGIDVDGVTLYPVIAPALIIVGSMMFRNVIHVEWEDYTESIPAFLTLIMMPLTFSITEGISFGVISYVLLKLLSGKGKKVHWLVYLFAVLFVARYIWL, translated from the coding sequence ATGATAGAAAGACTATTCGGACTGAAAGAGAACGGGACGACCCCCGGACGAGAGATTACGGCAGGGCTGACGACGTTCATGACCATGTCGTACATCATCTTCGTCCAGCCCGCCGTGCTGGGCGCGGCCGGGATGGACCCGGGCGCGGTAATGGTGGCGACGTGCCTCGCAAGCGCCGCCGGGACCCTGCTGATGGCGTTCCTGGCGAACTACCCTATAGCCATGGCCCCCGCGATGGGGCACAACTTCTACTTCACGTACATAGTCGTCCTTACCCTCGGCTATTCGTGGCAGGAGGCGCTCGGGGCCGTGTTCGTCGCCGGTCTTATATTCATACTGCTTTCGACCGTCGGGCTCCGGGAGACGCTGATGAACGTCCTCCCCGGGTGCCTCAAGAACGGCATTCCCGTCGGCATCGGCCTTTTGATAACGCTCGTCGGCCTCGAATGGTCGGGCATAGTCGCCGCGCACCCGGTGACTTACGTCACGCTCGGGAAGCTGAAATCGACGCCGACCCTCGTGTCGATACTGGGCCTCGTCGTAATGGCCTCACTCCTCGCGCTCAAAGTAAGGGGCGCCGTCCTCATCGGCATACTCGCGACGGCCGCGGCGGGACTCGCATTCGGAGTAATTGAATTCGGCGGCGTCGCGGCCGCGCCCCCGTCCCTCGACCCGACCCTGTTCAAGCTCGCCATACCCAACGTCTTTAAGGACCCGCATCTGATAACCGTCATATTCGTGTTTCTTTTCCTCGATATGTTCGACACCATCGGGACGCTCATAGGTGTAAGCCAGCAGGGAGGGCTCATGAAGGACGGGAAGCTCCCGAGGGCAAGGCAGGCTCTCCTGTCGGATGCGATTGCGACGTCGAGCGGCGCGCTCCTGGGGACGTCTACAGTGACGAGCTACGTGGAGAGCGCGGCAGGCATATCCGCCGGCGGGCGGACGGGGCTTACGGGCATAGTCGTAGCGGCGCTCTTCGTACTGTCCATATTCCTGAGCCCTCTCGTTCACACGATAGGCGCGGGAATAGACGTGGACGGCGTCACCCTTTACCCGGTCATAGCGCCCGCGCTCATAATCGTCGGCAGCATGATGTTCAGAAACGTCATTCACGTCGAGTGGGAAGACTACACCGAATCGATCCCTGCATTCCTCACACTCATAATGATGCCGCTTACCTTCAGCATCACCGAGGGCATCTCGTTCGGCGTCATCTCGTACGTGCTCTTAAAGCTCCTGAGCGGCAAGGGAAAGAAGGTGCACTGGCTCGTATACCTCTTCGCCGTCCTCTTCGTCGCCCGGTATATATGGCTTTAA
- a CDS encoding alpha/beta hydrolase codes for MKAESINLLGFDIFVRHRIKDGGGPPVLFIHGLGESGRCFFDAFGLLRNRSLIVPDLLGFGRSRKVETDKDANYSLPHQVEIMFALIGHFGLDEVFVVGHSYGGVLGTYMCRDDSTGIIKKLVNAEGCIARETLLESSNAVNALKDCGYDMAKFGYWLREGGFKKRALEDFESASTIRYYDSVIECDPAAFAKTAAELVDRAAGEDKDGNNEISEAYRDLKVRRVYCAGARPVMNSTKGYITANGLDLREFSMPSHWIMLDNREEFYAFVDGYLSS; via the coding sequence GTGAAAGCTGAATCTATAAACCTGCTGGGGTTCGATATATTCGTCAGGCACAGGATAAAAGACGGGGGAGGGCCGCCCGTGCTTTTCATACACGGCCTCGGCGAATCCGGGAGATGTTTCTTCGACGCGTTCGGTTTGCTCAGGAACCGCTCGCTTATCGTCCCCGACCTCCTCGGCTTCGGGAGAAGCCGGAAAGTGGAGACCGATAAGGATGCGAATTATTCCCTCCCGCACCAGGTGGAAATCATGTTCGCGCTTATCGGGCATTTCGGGCTCGACGAGGTCTTCGTGGTCGGACATTCGTACGGCGGCGTTCTGGGAACGTACATGTGCAGGGACGACAGCACCGGGATAATCAAAAAGCTCGTCAACGCCGAGGGGTGCATAGCCCGGGAAACGCTCCTCGAGTCCTCGAACGCCGTGAACGCGCTCAAGGATTGCGGTTACGATATGGCGAAGTTCGGGTACTGGCTCCGCGAAGGGGGATTCAAGAAGCGCGCCTTGGAGGATTTCGAAAGCGCCTCGACGATAAGGTACTACGATTCCGTCATCGAGTGCGATCCCGCGGCTTTCGCCAAGACGGCCGCCGAGCTTGTGGACAGGGCTGCCGGCGAGGACAAGGACGGGAACAACGAGATCTCGGAAGCCTACCGGGACCTTAAGGTCAGGAGGGTCTACTGCGCAGGGGCGAGGCCCGTCATGAATTCGACCAAGGGATACATCACGGCGAACGGGCTCGATCTCAGGGAATTCAGCATGCCTTCCCACTGGATCATGCTCGATAACCGCGAGGAATTCTACGCGTTCGTCGATGGCTATCTGAGCTCGTGA
- a CDS encoding carbon-nitrogen hydrolase: protein MKKVKIGLIQTKVSDDVRKNVEKTAGMIEEAAKAGAEIIALQELFQTPYFPQRENLKKDDYAEEAGGYAVSKMKKAAAELGVTIVVPFYEKKDGKYFNTAAVIGKNGRLAGRYHKIHIPHDPGFYEKEYFEEGQGGYSVFKSGNVKFAVLICYDQWFPEAARMARLAGAEIIFYPTAIGRIVGYDEEGDWHDAWETVQRGHAIANSVYVAAINRVGQEGRMRFWGRSFISDPFGKVIKRGSGTKEEIITAELDLERNDFYAEGWGFLRNRRPDTYKGLTTGKLVKKSKKLENVAHYEDMKKALRQK, encoded by the coding sequence GTGAAGAAAGTTAAGATAGGACTCATCCAGACGAAGGTCTCTGACGACGTCCGGAAGAATGTCGAGAAGACCGCCGGGATGATAGAAGAGGCGGCCAAGGCGGGGGCGGAGATAATAGCCCTACAGGAGCTCTTTCAGACTCCGTATTTCCCGCAGCGGGAGAACCTGAAAAAGGACGACTACGCCGAGGAAGCAGGCGGCTACGCGGTCTCCAAGATGAAAAAGGCCGCTGCGGAGCTGGGCGTAACTATCGTTGTTCCGTTTTACGAAAAGAAGGACGGGAAGTACTTCAACACGGCGGCAGTGATAGGCAAGAACGGCAGGCTCGCCGGACGGTACCACAAGATTCACATTCCCCACGACCCCGGCTTTTACGAGAAGGAATACTTCGAAGAGGGACAGGGTGGTTACTCCGTATTCAAGTCTGGCAACGTGAAGTTCGCGGTGCTGATTTGCTACGACCAGTGGTTCCCCGAGGCCGCCCGCATGGCGAGGCTCGCCGGGGCCGAGATAATCTTCTACCCGACCGCCATAGGGAGGATCGTCGGGTACGACGAGGAAGGCGACTGGCACGACGCGTGGGAGACTGTGCAGAGGGGGCACGCCATAGCCAACAGCGTCTACGTCGCCGCCATTAACCGCGTCGGTCAGGAAGGCAGGATGAGGTTCTGGGGCAGGTCCTTCATATCGGACCCGTTCGGGAAGGTCATAAAGCGCGGCTCCGGCACGAAAGAGGAAATAATCACGGCAGAGCTCGACCTCGAAAGGAACGACTTCTACGCCGAAGGCTGGGGATTCCTCAGGAACCGAAGGCCCGATACCTACAAGGGCCTTACGACGGGAAAGCTCGTCAAGAAATCGAAGAAGCTCGAAAACGTCGCGCACTATGAAGACATGAAAAAGGCGCTCAGGCAGAAGTAA